Proteins from one Ananas comosus cultivar F153 linkage group 5, ASM154086v1, whole genome shotgun sequence genomic window:
- the LOC109710684 gene encoding uncharacterized protein LOC109710684: protein MEKEKPANNSPPHIASTSSPQNTSTDLISINATAQLPLKLTHLNYPSWRAQFNALLFGYDLMGFVDGSKSCPPSTIMNDGKPTPNPDFALWVRQDQLLLHAIIASTSENIMSFIASAKTSREAWQKLAHLYANKSRSRVMSLKDRLSSLSRGTKSVSEYLQLIKTTADELAIVDSPLDDIDLVIYTLNGLGPEFKEISAAMKAPENPITFEELYDKLIDYENFLKKEEMSHDATVLTANFTRRSNGQGHTAKKCYKLHPPSEPMVNFTSSNRLAAQD, encoded by the exons AGAAACCTGCAAATAACAGTCCTCCTCACATAGCCTCCACCTCTTCACCACAAAATACAAGCACTGATCTTATCTCTATCAATGCAACAGCTCAATTGCCTCTTAAATTAACCCATTTGAATTATCCGTCATGGCGCGCACAATTTAATGCACTCCTCTTCGGCTACGATCTGATGGGATTTGTTGATGGCAGCAAATCGTGTCCACCCTCAACAATTATGAATGACGGGAAGCCCACACCAAATCCAGATTTTGCTCTTTGGGTGCGTCAAGATCAACTACTGTTGCATGCTATAATAGCATCAACATCAGAGAATATCATGTCCTTCATTGCCTCTGCCAAGACGTCGCGTGAGGCATGGCAAAAGCTTGCTCATCTATATGCCAACAAGTCTCGCTCTCGAGTCATGTCTCTTAAAGAtcgtctctcttctctctcgcGAGGTACAAAATCTGTCTCTGAATATCTTCAACTTATCAAGACAACAGCTGATGAGCTAGCTATAGTGGATTCTCCACTTGATGATATTGATCTTGTCATTTATACACTTAACGGACTAGGTCCAGAATTTAAAGAAATCTCAGCTGCTATGAAAGCACCAGAGAATCCAATTACTTTTGAAGAACTGTATGATAAACTAATAGactatgaaaattttttgaagaaagaagaaatgtCACATGATGCAACAGTCCTCACAGCAAATTTCACTAGACGATCCAATGGCCAAG GACATACGGCAAAGAAGTGTTACAAACTGCATCCACCTTCTGAACCCATGGTCAACTTTACATCATCCAACCGACTTGCTGCTCAAGATTGA